DNA from Doryrhamphus excisus isolate RoL2022-K1 chromosome 19, RoL_Dexc_1.0, whole genome shotgun sequence:
tgcatgcgtgggttttctccgggtactccggtttcctcccacattccaaaaacatgctaggttaattagccactccaaattgtccataggtatgaatgtgagtgtgaatggttgtttgtctatagtatgtgccctgggattggctggctcaccagtccagggtgtaccccgcctctcgccccaagacagctgggataggctccagcaccccccgcgaccctcgtgaggataagcggtagaaaatgaatgaatgatcattactactaactactagtagtagtagtagtaggctagtattagcctgcttttgccctattatatacaatttgcaagagattttttttgttaaaaaaaaaaaaaattgtttaaaaaaaaaaaatcaatgaaaaaaatcaataaaaaatatcaaattatttagggggcttcagaacattttaaaataggcctaatgacgccactggctcttagaagtaaaaaaaaaaaaaaccatgctaggttaattagccactccaaattgtccataggtatgaatgtgagtgtgaatggttgtttgtctatatgtgccctgggattggctggccaccagtccagggtgtaccccgcctctcgccccaagacagctgggataggctccagcaccccccgcgaccctcgtgaggataagcggtagaaaatgaatgaatgtattatgaaaaacaaatatacaaatatatgccAATACGATACTAAAAAGGCTTTTTCACCTACATGACTACAAACTATTCTTCACTGGTCCCCCCTGCTGTGTACTAAAACTTCCATCTCTTATATTACTGTTAGCTAGTACGCGGTATAGTAAAACGGAAGTTACTTTTTGAAGCTGTAGTTCTTCCAGAGACTGCTGATGGTGGCCTGAACGTTGGGGTTGTTCTCGCTGTTTGAAGGTTTCTTCCCGAATCCGCCGGATCTTTTCCTCAGTCCGCTCGCCCTGGCCGGGCCCAAGGCGTGCGCATTTGTGTCCGTGAGCACACGGTTCGACGTGGGCTTAGGCAGGCCTGCAacctgaagggggggggggcattaggTCAGACAGACAATGCTAACCAGACAATGCATGTGTACAATTCCGACGCTAACGCTAACCGCATTTCAGTGTCTCCGTTACGACCTGATCCTTTTTCTATACACGTTTACCTTTGACTTCCATAGTCTGGTCTCCTTTGAGCTTGTGGGACTCTGCTCCGACTCTTTGGATTCCATCTTCTGCAAGACATGAAAGAGACTCGTACATCCACGTGGGATGGGGGGTTGGGGGCGTGGGGGCGTACAGCTTAAGTACCAACTCACAGGTGCGTTCAAGCCGTCGTCTTGGTGTAAGCCCGCAGACCACGGCTGGGATTGATTGAAATAGCCACTTTCCTGGGAAGGAGCAGAGACCTCATCCTTCCTTGTGGACGAGGAGACCGTGTCCTTCCGATACTGGAACCGCCGCAGGGCGTTCAGGCCGGACTCGGGCGTCTGTGACCGATCCGCTGGTGGCGAAGCCCCCGACCAGTCAAAGAGCCTGAGACCTTGGCTGCCGCCCGAGCCGGGGGTGGCGGCGTTTGGAGACGGGGGCGGACTGGGCGTCTCCACGGATGGGATGTCTGGACCGTCGGCGTCATCGGCGGGGGTGTCGTCCGCGGGGCTCGACGCCGCCGGCTCGGCGGTCTCGCTGAAAGCCGCCCGGGTGGATTCCGAACTGGAATCGCTGAAGAATCTACACGGGGAAAAACAGGGGGACGGAGTTGATCTCGGAGCGTGGCGTGACGTTCAAAGTGTCAGGGAAATATTGTCATTGCATCGTCATGATGCCTCAACTGGCGTGGGAAAGGCTTCgggacccccgcccccccccccacacttaaCTCATTCCCTACCAAAGACGCATTTCTGGTGCAGCTTTAAGCCCGGAGTTGAGGAGGATAGCGGCAAGGATCTTATGCGGCAACCAGGAAGTTACACCTTGAAGGGAAACGCTAAGGGTGtgggaaaataatcgatattaaaatcgatacatcgatgcgcatCCGCATCCGTACCTGCTGGTCATGGCCGGGCCCGTCTCGTCTGCATCCTGGTTCCTCATCTGCAGGACCGTGGCGAAGCGGTTCCGTGGTGGCCGGGACTGACCGATGGGCGTTGACGTGGAGCGGTCTGGCGGATGCCGCTCGGGCTTCCATCGCTTCCCGCTGTCCGAGTACTGCTCCAGGACGTCTTCGTCTGACAGTCTGGTGTCTGGGGCGGGGGACACAGAGACGGTACGGGGTTTGgtaggtatgctgggtagttcagggtactctctctctctctctctctctctctcgccccaCAACATTTCACCGTTTTTCTTGATTGCGAAATATGTTAAAGAGGAAGCAAACATGGAGGGATGCTAACGTACTCTTGATAGCCAATGTTTTACCGTTCATGGCTCatgttgttgtaaatgtaccagatggaggggtaggatttaataagctttgcttcttaataataaataaataattaaaaaattataaaatgtaaaaaacaaaaaaacttaaattaggaaagcaggaagtgaacaaatgcaacagttactgattgtaaaagtaccagatggaggggcaggatttaataaggtcatatcaccccgtacttcAGAACGTgacacaaattttaaaaatatatatatatatatttaaaaaaatgttttaataattttaaaataataatttatagtaaatgttttaataatattttttttaataaaaaaaacataaactatattaggaaagcaggaagtgaacaaatgtaacagttactgatttacttaaattaataataataattttttaataatatcttttttacagtaattaaaaaaaaaaattaataaaaaaacaaactatattaggaaagcaggaagtgaacaaatgtaacagttactgatttacttaaattaataataataattttttatattttttttacagtaattaaaaaaaaatgtaaataaaaaaacataaactatattaggaaagcaggaagtgaacaaatgtaacagttactgatttacttaaattaataataataattttttataatatcttttttacaataattaaaaaaaattaataaaaaaaactgaaaaaaacttatattaggaatactatattaggaaagcaggaagtgaacaaatgtaagagttagtgattgtaaaagtaccagatggaggggtaggatttaataagctttgcttcttcctactccttttggacatgtggaactgggaactgattatgggatgcactcaattggaatctgatgcatgttcaaatggaatcAAACCATCAACCATGTATTTGATTGATGCGCTGTGTTTCCTTGCACCATTTTCCAAGCCAATTCAAGGTTTTGCCCGCCCCTGGTAGACACAATGCCGCAGACTCACCCTGGCGGGGTCTCTTCATGCCGACACCAGCCAGGCTGATGAGTCTCTCCTTGCCCCTGGTGGGGGGAGGCCTGTCGGGGGAGGTTGCAGGCTGGGCTGGTGGGACAGGGGTTGCGGTCGCCCTCGTGCTTCTACTCCAGATGCTGAGCTGGGCGCCGACCCGGTTGTCATTCCAGCTGTGACTGCGTTGTCTTGCGGGCTGCGTgtgtagtttttaaaaaaggtcaTGGTTGACGAAACGGGCTTGTCTTTCATTTGGTTTTTACCTGTGCCTTAGGTTTGTCTGGGTCGAAGTCGTCTATCCTCTCCTGTGTGTTCACGTCAAGGTTTCCCAAGGCCATTTGCAAGGCCGCGTCGGCTCCTAAAGGACTACATCCGGTCACGTTAAGGTCAGTGAGGTCATGATGAATCCATGATGTGTTTTCTCGCAGAGCAGGATACGTACGGTCCAGCGTAGCTGAGGGCGGCTGGGTTGACGTCGTCTGGGTAGGGGTTGAGGGGGACCACCTTCCTGCTGACGGGATCAAACACCAGCTGGTACAGGAAGGTGTGATTGGCTCTGACAAAGCCCTCAATGTACTCCTCCGGGACCACTAGGCTCATCTTCAGGTACTGGTTCATCTTCTTGATCACCTGACGGCCATCGTGAATATGAATTATGTGAATTATGAATGTCCTTATCGTCCGTGAAAGCAGACCTGTTACGTGTTTTAGTTCAAACTAAATATTGACAcacagctttgactttgggaaACAGCGATGGACGTTTCTgcctcgagttcaatcccaccctcggccatctctgcgtggagtttgcatgttctccccgtgcatgcgtgggttttcttccaggcactccggtttcctcccacattccaaaaggagTTATTAGAAatatatcagtctggaaaaggttataaagccatctCTAAAACTTTGGGacaccagccaaccacagtgagagccactaTCCACAAACGGggggaaaacatggaacagcagGGGCTGCACgccgaccgagtggttagcgcgcaggccacacagctaggagactcgagttcgattccaccctcggccacctctgtgtgttttctccgggtactccggtttcctcccacattccaaaaacatgctaggttaattagccactccaaattgtccataggtatgaatgtgagtgtgaatggttgtttgtctatatgtgccctgggattggctggccaccagtccagggtggaccccgcctcttgccccaagacagctgggataggctccagcaacccccgcgaccctcgtgaggaaaaattggtagaaaatgaatgaatcttaataTGATGTGCAttgggctgcacgatggtcgagtggttagcgcgcaggccacacagctaggagactcgagttcgattccaccctcggccacctctgtgtgttttctccgggtaatccggtttcctcccacattccaaaaacatgctaggttaattagccattccaaattgtccataggtatgaatgtgagtgtgaatggttgtttgtctatatgtgccctgtgattggctggccaccagtccagggtggaccccgcctctcgccccaagacagctgggataggctccagcaacccccgcgaccctcgtgaggaaaaattggtagaaaatgaatgaatcttaataTGATGTGCAttgggctgcacgatggtcgagtggttagcgcgcaggccacacagctaggagactcgagactcgattccaccctcggccacctctgtgtgttttctccgggtactccggtttcctcccacattccaaaaacatgctaggttaattagccactccaaattgtccataggtatgaatgtgagtgtgaatggttgtttgtctatatgtgccctgggattggctggccaccagtccagggtgtaccccgcctcttgccccaagacagctgggataggttccagcaacccccgcgaccctcgttaggataagcggtagaaaatgaatgaatcttaataTGATGTGCAttgggctgcacgatggtcgagtggttagagcgcagacttcacagctcggaatgtgggaggaaaccggagtacccagagaaaacccacgcattcaccgggagaacacgcaaactccaaacaggaatggccgagggtgggattgaactcgggtctcccagctgtgaggtcagcgctctaaccactcgaccaccgtgcaaacAGGCAGTTTAGAAGCAAACCAAATACTATATCTACAATACAGAGTGCTGTCAATCGCGTGCAGTTGAGTTGTGTACCACGACAGAGGCAAGGTTGTATTTGGATGGGAATCGGACCTCACCTTGAGTATATCGGGGTCTCTTGCCAGCCGCAGCAGTTTGCAAGCCTTGCCCAGGCCGATGCCGTGCAGGGACGCCAGGTAGTCGCACCCGGAGAGGATGCACATGTAGCGAAACTTCTCCTCCGTGAAGACGTTCCCCAGGGCGCGACATCGGCCCAGGTTGCTTTGGTCTATCTCCAGGCCATTTCCCTGTTTGTCCATTTTTAGGATCACCTGCGTTGTTTGGGAATATGACGCATGCGGAGTTATACACATACGGTACGTACAGGCCACCTGCACACAGTCAAAACATGTGAAGACATTAAAACCCACGGTACGCTACACCAGCTCTCCTGCTGGGTCAACGTTGACAGacttcagatcaacatttgcaattaaagtGACTGTCGTAATTCTATAGAATGTGCTTCAGGCCCCACTTGGGACACCGCTGGTCCAACAGGTTGGATTGAAAAAAATCacgaggggagagagagaggccatGCTGTTCCACTTCAAACCCTTAAGTGTGGCTCCCTCTGCTGGAGATAGTTGGTCATTGCACCGCTTGGGCCCCAATCAAACAGCCtggaacaggggtgggcaaactttttgactcgcgggccgcattgatttaacaaaattgacggggggggggcagactatatagtattttacatgcaacagtcctatttttacgcatattttacatgtaaaagtgtcatgcaatctgctatatgtgcactttgaaatcatttatttgatgtaaagtgtgttggaaattaaatgtattattatttttattattattattgtctttattattactattttatatatatatattattatattagatttgttattattagttatagtaatgttattatcattatattattattattgttaataataataacaataataatattatgactattattatattcatattattaacaacaatatgaatataataatagtaatattattattattaacaacattcttcttattattattgtcattattttgatttttatgcttgtgttactttttccaggagtattttgtaaacaacagaccacatcaaataacgaaattgataaagcagctacctcaaccatcaaaaagttggcccaagccacgatgccaggttatgtgttgagtttaaatgaaatactttggaaaaaaacaggcgggccatattgaaacacttggcgggccgcatgtggcccccgggccgtagtttgcccacccctggcctggAACAACCGAACTCAAATCAgaaattattgtatttgtgcTCTTGGTGCCaaacagctagaagacctgagttcgattccaccctcagtcatgtggagtttgcatgttctccccgtgcatgcgtgggttttctccgggtactccggtttcctcccacattccaaaaacatgctaggttaattagccactccaaattgtccataggtatgaatgtgagtgtgaatggttgtttgtctatatgtgccctgggattggctggccaccagtccagggataggctccagcaccccccacgatccccgtgaggataagcgacttGCTTATCTTTTCTTATCAGTTTTGTGATCAGTCCGTTTATGTAGTCGGAATATGGTCCTCATCAAAAGGCACGATACCTTTTTACAGCCAAAGGCCAGCAGGTCGGAATCCTCCGTGATGACCGCATGGGCCAAACCAGATTTGGTCAGGTAGGCCAGCTGAGCATCGGCTTCGTACGGGGCCACCACACAGTCCACCCCTCTTGCCCTCGCAGCCTGGAACAACAAGACAATGACATCCAGGAAGGCTCTTCTTTTTACTTCACATTTTTCCCTTCGCTGTGTCTCCCAGGTACGGCAAAGAAAAGGAAACCGGGCGCACCCAAGAGAGTGGCCTCACCTTGATCAGGTTATGAGCCATGGCTGGAGTGATGTTGACGCAGCGAGTAAAGCAGTCTCTGGCCTCGGAAAGCTTGCCTTCTCGTAACAGCTGTCTGCCCTTTTGAAGGTTAGCTTCTCGGCGCCTGGCGTGCAGGTggagaacatggaaacaaaATAATACGTTACAACTTATTATGAAAGGGGTGTCACGCAGCGTCGCTAGTATCAATAACACACGGATGCTAATACGGAAGTGGCATTACTGGAACCGTGCATTCATTGCTTTAATGCGTTGACAGCCGCGGAAACCCAGCGTTCCTACTCATGTACATTCAGGGATATTCAGCATTCCTACTCGTTTACAGTCCAGCTAGACACTCACTCTCTGCGAGCCTTTTCCACCTCTCGTTTTGAAGGTAGATTCCGTCCATCGAATACTAGAATTGGTTTCACGCTGAAGGAGAACAGCATGTCCACATAtttcatacagtacagtacgtaCCTGGAAGTGGGAATATAGATAAGGGACAGCATCAGAAATCTgcaatatacatacatacatatatatatacatatatatgtatgtatatatatatatacatatatatacacacacacacacacacacacacacacatatatatatacatacatacatacacatacatacatatatatacatacatacatacacatacatatatatatatacatactacatacatacatatatacatacatacatatatacatacacacatatatacatacacacatatatatatacatacatacacacacacacacacacacacacacacacacatatatatatatacatacatacatacacatacatacatatatatacatacatacatacatacatacatatatacatatatacatacatatatatacatacatatatacatacatacatatatatatatatacatacatacatacatatatatatatacacatacatatatatatacatacatatatacatacatacatatatatacatacatatatacatacatatatacatacatacatatacatacatacatatatatacatacatatatatatatacatacatatatatatacatacatacatatatatatacatacatacatatacatacatatacatacatacatatacatacatacatatatatatacacatacatacatacatatatacatacatatatacatacatacatacatacatatatacatacatacatacatacacatacatatacatatatatatacacatacatacacacacacacacacacacatatatatacacatacatagatatatacatacacacacacacacacatacacatatatatatatatatatacatacatatacacacttaCTGATCAGTGGGTTCCCCTTTGGCAAGCTTCTCGGCACATGAAAACGCTCCTCTATGGAGCCAACAATACGTGTCCACGGCCACCGTCTGCCCTTTGTATTTCTTCACATTGATGGGCTCTCCTGCATCTTTGATAAACTGCAGCAGCCCAGGGATGCCCattttgggggcggggggacgGGGGTAACGAAGCCACACTGGAAAATATATTCACACAGGTTAATTATCATTTGCAGATAAGATACGGGGGAGGGgttgtgtacatacagtagtcATCCCACCTGCCCCTTGCTTGATGCAGGCCAATAATCCCAgatcatataaaatataaaataataataataacaatataaaaaatagttGACAGTAtacagttgaaaaaaatatatagaatgtgcctttaaataaatgaacaaaactgTGCTTTCTGATTTTTTCAACAGGCCAGTTAAAAATCTGTGGATAAAGAAGTGAATGTCAACGTatgcatgctatgctatgctaactttCTTCATTCAATGTGAGCACTTAACCTTCTTTGTAATGTTCTGATGTGGGctatgtattgtaatgtaagtctatgtagatatattttttactatgCAGAGGGCCAGTACAAAACAAGTGTCCGTCCGCAAATGGGCCCCCCCGTCGCACTTTGGAGATCCTGCTGTAGGATGCTTGTTGGTTGTCAAGTAGTCTACTATTTCTTCATGATACGTGGAAAACCAGCGAGGTAGTTGTTAGCACCCCAATAAAGGTAATTATACAAACAATCGaagtaaacatgtaaataatataacCTGACATTTTGCTATACAACACGATGGCATCGAATGACGTGCCCATACAAGTACAAGAGGCGCAAAAATAACCCATTTTCCCTTGTAGTCGGGAAAATGAAGCACAGAGACCGATAGTCGGACGTgatttgcaaaaaaaagagCGTTTAATTGATGAAAACGTACCTTTATTTCCCTCTCACTCTGTGTTTCAACGCGGCTGTTACGTGGAGTGAAAACAACTGAAAGGAGTTTGGTTTTAGCGGCAAATGACTTTCCTGTAAGAGCTAATGCGATTGGATGAAATTGACACAGGGGGAGGAGTCATACCGCAAGACGACACGCTGCTTGGTTGGAAGGTTCGCGCCACAAACGTGAACTGTACTCATTTTTATGATAATTACACTCACCTTGGCTCGGAAACGTGAGGAAGACTGACACGATATTTAGATTCACCTTGTCCTTAAGTTACCTTCACAGCGCAGCAACGTGTAACCGACATTAAAACGTTAAGTGCAGTTTATTTAGCATTGTCATTGTAATTTCCCAACTGAGTTAAGGTCGCCTGAATGCATCAGACAACGTGTCACATTTGTCAGCTTCCCgtgcacttcctgcttccggCTATCGCTGAGTCGACAGAGAAAAACCAGAGGCTGTTGTTGTCAAACTTTCTCCAGCTCCATAATGCATGACAGGAATTACATGGGATAATAGACAACGCCTTTCTTCGAACTTTGCTTTGTGGGATTGATGCGTTTAAATTGAAATCATGCAGTTTTCTCCCAACAACGGAGACTTTACGTTCGTCTCCTCGACAGAAGCGCAAGGTAAGCTAATGCTAGCGGAGCTTCACTGCGAAAATAGCAGGCCATAGAAGACAACAACTGGGCGTCATGGCTtcgttcttttttttcctcttttcacaACACCTGCCGTGCGTTTAAACTGAAATCACGCCGAAAAACGGAGACTTTACGTTTCTTTTCTATACACAAGCGGAGTTTAAGCTAATGCGAGTggagcctcacagctagcataGCATCGCAGGCCGAAGATGTCATAAAGTAGCAGTTTTTGAAATGTGTAATACCAAGTATGCGATTTCATTTCTATGCGATAAAGCATGAAATTTAATTTGATACCTCAATCACTAATTTATTCCAAATATTGAAGAAGTTAGAGCAGATTTTACAGCCTATTGCCTTTTAACATCGAGTCAAAACAAACACGATCGACCTACAAACAACCGTAAAACAAAATATGTAATGAattacacaaatatattttaaaagtcaagtgtcatatttattcatgtacagGACAGGAAGGCAGGGCAGCAACACGCTTGTGTGTTCCTTTCACACAGACCACAATGCTAACGCCACGTCTAACATTtccgggcaaaaaaaaaaaaaaattaattaaattttattgaCATTTCGTCTGTACATAGATATTAAAGTAAATTCAtcttccatatatatatattttttttcatcaccatTGCACCGGCCCTTTGACTTTCCAAGCATGAATTGACTTGATGTGGTCCAATATATATACTCAATATAAATCTGAAGAAGCAAACAAAATAGAtatattgtgggaaaaaaatgcatttttaaggaTGTCTGCACATTTTTCacgttatatatttataataaaaaatgaaattaaatatgtaattattacaaatatatgcTCATAAATAATATAGTACAGTCAATAAAATAGTGTTGGAACTATTTTTCTATACTGTAATGTCTACATTATTGGTACACCACACAATATTGTCAATATTTATAAACATTTAGGTAGAAAGTattgtgactattttttttctcccctccaCAGAGCTCAGTGGCACAATCGCTGCCCCCGATATCAAAGTGAACATGGACAGCGAGAATGGTAAAGATCCATATGCCACTGCTTTCCTGAGGCAGCGAGGCTATGGTTGGCtgctggaggtggaggaggaggacagcgaGGAGAGCAAACCTCTTTTGTACGTCAGCATTTATCACGCTGCTCTTGCTGCTGCTTGCTTTGctggaaatgtttatttttccacaacagCTCTTGCCGCtcttttattaataaatgcgATGATGTGTGTGATCAGAGAGGAGTTGGACATCGACCTAAAGGATATCTATTACAAGATTCGCTGCGTGCTGATGCCGATGCCTTCGCTGGGCTACAACCGGCAGGTGGTCCGAGATAACCCGGACTTCTGGGGCCCTCTCGCTGTGGTGCTGCTCTTCTCCATGATCTCCATCTACGGACAGTTCAGGGTGAGGAGACGCTCCAATATGGCGACGCTAACTATTTTCCGAAACTGAGGATGCAATTGACAAATTTGGGTAAAAGAAACGTAAACAGCACTAAGACTATGGAGGGGCGTGATTATTCACGAAATATAATCCTTCcgtgctacatcttctt
Protein-coding regions in this window:
- the exo1 gene encoding exonuclease 1 isoform X2, with amino-acid sequence MGIPGLLQFIKDAGEPINVKKYKGQTVAVDTYCWLHRGAFSCAEKLAKGEPTDQYVLYCMKYVDMLFSFSVKPILVFDGRNLPSKREVEKARRERREANLQKGRQLLREGKLSEARDCFTRCVNITPAMAHNLIKAARARGVDCVVAPYEADAQLAYLTKSGLAHAVITEDSDLLAFGCKKVILKMDKQGNGLEIDQSNLGRCRALGNVFTEEKFRYMCILSGCDYLASLHGIGLGKACKLLRLARDPDILKVIKKMNQYLKMSLVVPEEYIEGFVRANHTFLYQLVFDPVSRKVVPLNPYPDDVNPAALSYAGPPLGADAALQMALGNLDVNTQERIDDFDPDKPKAQPARQRSHSWNDNRVGAQLSIWSRSTRATATPVPPAQPATSPDRPPPTRGKERLISLAGVGMKRPRQDTRLSDEDVLEQYSDSGKRWKPERHPPDRSTSTPIGQSRPPRNRFATVLQMRNQDADETGPAMTSRFFSDSSSESTRAAFSETAEPAASSPADDTPADDADGPDIPSVETPSPPPSPNAATPGSGGSQGLRLFDWSGASPPADRSQTPESGLNALRRFQYRKDTVSSSTRKDEVSAPSQESGYFNQSQPWSAGLHQDDGLNAPKMESKESEQSPTSSKETRLWKSKVAGLPKPTSNRVLTDTNAHALGPARASGLRKRSGGFGKKPSNSENNPNVQATISSLWKNYSFKKDAPKMMSCVKGEPMSPLEGNLMAS
- the exo1 gene encoding exonuclease 1 isoform X1; translation: MGIPGLLQFIKDAGEPINVKKYKGQTVAVDTYCWLHRGAFSCAEKLAKGEPTDQYVLYCMKYVDMLFSFSVKPILVFDGRNLPSKREVEKARRERREANLQKGRQLLREGKLSEARDCFTRCVNITPAMAHNLIKAARARGVDCVVAPYEADAQLAYLTKSGLAHAVITEDSDLLAFGCKKVACTYRMCITPHASYSQTTQVILKMDKQGNGLEIDQSNLGRCRALGNVFTEEKFRYMCILSGCDYLASLHGIGLGKACKLLRLARDPDILKVIKKMNQYLKMSLVVPEEYIEGFVRANHTFLYQLVFDPVSRKVVPLNPYPDDVNPAALSYAGPPLGADAALQMALGNLDVNTQERIDDFDPDKPKAQPARQRSHSWNDNRVGAQLSIWSRSTRATATPVPPAQPATSPDRPPPTRGKERLISLAGVGMKRPRQDTRLSDEDVLEQYSDSGKRWKPERHPPDRSTSTPIGQSRPPRNRFATVLQMRNQDADETGPAMTSRFFSDSSSESTRAAFSETAEPAASSPADDTPADDADGPDIPSVETPSPPPSPNAATPGSGGSQGLRLFDWSGASPPADRSQTPESGLNALRRFQYRKDTVSSSTRKDEVSAPSQESGYFNQSQPWSAGLHQDDGLNAPKMESKESEQSPTSSKETRLWKSKVAGLPKPTSNRVLTDTNAHALGPARASGLRKRSGGFGKKPSNSENNPNVQATISSLWKNYSFKKDAPKMMSCVKGEPMSPLEGNLMAS
- the yipf4 gene encoding protein YIPF4, with translation MQFSPNNGDFTFVSSTEAQELSGTIAAPDIKVNMDSENGKDPYATAFLRQRGYGWLLEVEEEDSEESKPLLEELDIDLKDIYYKIRCVLMPMPSLGYNRQVVRDNPDFWGPLAVVLLFSMISIYGQFRVVSWIITIWIFGSLTIFLLARVLGGEVSYGQVLGVIGYSLLPLIVIAPLLLVIGGLEVISTLIKLFGVFWAAYSAASLLVGDEFKSKKPLLIYPIFLLYIYFLSLYTGV